The region GCCACGTCTCGCTGGTTCTACTTCCACTGTGGTTCGTGTTTCAAGCCACGTCTTGCTGGTCCTACTTCCACTGTGGTTCGTGTTTCAAGCCACGTCTCGCTGGTCCTGCTTGCACTGTGGTTCGTGTTTCAAGCCACGTCTTGCTGGTCCTGCTTCCACTGTGGTTCGTGTTTCAAGCCACGTCTCGCTGGTCCTGCTTGCACTGTGGTTCGTGTTTCAAGCCACGTCTCGCTGGTCCTGCTTGCACTGTGGTTCGTGTTTCAAGCCACGTCTCGCTGGTCCTGCTTGCACTGTGGTTCGTGTTTCAAACCACGTCTCGTTGGTCCCGCTTCCACTGTGGTTCGTGTTTCAAGCCATGTTTTGCTGGTCCTTCTTCCACTGCAGTTCGTGTTTCAAGCCACGTCTTGCTGGTCCTACTTCCACTGTGGTTCGTGTTTCAAGCCACGTTTTGCTGGTCCTGCTTCCACTGTGGTTCGTGTTTCAAGCCACGTCTTGCTGGTCCTACTTCCACTGTGGTTCGTGTTTCAAGCCACGTCTTGCTGGTCCTTCTTCCACTGCGGTTCGTTTTTCAAGGCATGTCTTGCTGGTACTACTTCCACTGACGGTGAACAAGTCAGCGCGAGCAACTTGTCACTGGAAGAGATCAAGAGGATGGGTAGGATAGTATTACTCAAGATGGGCTATACTACACCTTCAGCAATCCCAGGAATCAGAGCAGGATGTCACAACGAAGCCCccactctgtaaaaaaaaaaaaaaaaaaaaaaaaaaaaaaaaaaaatatatatatatatatatatatatatatatatatatatataatcaattcTGTGGGCacatcacagtcaccatcaggAAATAATCCTCGAGCAGATCCTCACATTCTTCTGGATGATGGTAGATTCTGAACCCACCTTGATAACTTTCTCAGACCTCTCGGCATTATCAACGAGGCAGTGTTGAAAGAATAGAAACAGTCTCTATTCCAGTTATGTGCCCCTAAAATTATGTCCTGGCTTAGGGGTCTACAATGGGTTGTATTACAAATAGAGAGGCATCTGAGAAAAGTAATGATGacggggaagaaagggaaagggttgaaTTTTACATCTACGAACAACTgatgaaatgaaatatgaaaaaaagaataagataaaataatttaaaataaacaactgaatgaaataaaacagtagGACGTCCATCACCATAACCAGCACCAGCGTCACCTCCACGCCCACAACCAGTAGTATTTGTagcggtcatcgttgtcgtcatcgtcgtcgtagtagtagtggttgttgttactGTAACAGTCATggaagtggtggtagttgtggtggtgctggtagtaGCTGTcgtagtcattgtcgtcgtcgtagtagtggttgttgttgctgtaatagtcatggtagttgtggtagttgtggtggtgttggtagtagtagtcgtagttattgtcgtcgtagtagtagtggttgttatTGCTGTAACAGTCAtggaagtggtagtagttgtggtggtggtggtggtggtggtagtagctgtcgtagtcattgtcgtcgtcgttgtagtagtagttgttgttgtcacacaagttagcattcacactgttctgtctctggaactgatGGTTGTGATGTAATTTCACTGTGCCAGGTATCGTCCAGGGCCttgtgtctgacacacacacatacacacacacacacacacatgcgcgcgcgcacgcacacacacacacacacgcacacacacacacacacacacgcacgcacgcacacacacacacacacacacacacacacacacacacacacacacacacacacacacacacacacacacacacaaatcgaagaGAAAGTCAAGaatatgtttaactctctccatacgaacgccgaaagagacgacgttaacatcgtttcaccgcaattaccaccaccaaatattgcaagtggaaggctcttatactgaagaggtgactgttgacaaagaataccacaattctgacgacggaagctaaaggttgggtcattgagacacccactgaacatcctagctgtctgtgtagagaagagaggactggccgtaccgagtgagttaatttgCAAATATGATGAGGGAGAACCCTTTGGTAGAAATTcgaataactatatatatatatacatatatgtatgtatgtatacgtatctctctctgttcccaggTCCAGCTGTTTTCCAGTCGTCTTTGTAACTCCCGTATTGGTTATGGGGTGTATGGTCTGTTCGTCATCGATCGTTCCACCGTTCTGATGGTGAGACTCATCTCTGCCTCAGTCTGTTTTACTGGCAttacctgatcacacacacacacacatacacacatacacacacacacatgcacacacacatacacacacacacacacacacatacacgcacacacacacacacatgcacacatgcacacacacacagacacagacacacacacacacacacacatacacgcacacacacacacacacatacacgcgcacacacacacacacacatacacgcacacatacacacacatacacgcgcacacacacacacacacacacacatgcacacacacgtacacacacacacacacacacacacacacatgcacacacacacacacacacatgcacacatgcacacacacacagacacagacacacacacacacacacatacacgcacacacacacacacatacacgcgcacacacacacacacatacacgcacacatacacacacatacaaaaacacacacacacacatacacgcacacacacatacacgcacacacacacacatacacacacacacacacagacacaaacacacacacacacacacacacacacacacacacacacacacacacacacacacacacacacacacacacacacacacacacgcacacacaccgtatgtgctggagagagagagagagagagagagagagagagagagagagagagagagagagaacaagtatgatgatgtgaatgtgcgcgcacatgcgtctacgtgtgtgtgtgtgtgtgtgtgtgtgtgtgtgtgtgtgtgtgtgtgtgtacgtgtgtgtgtgcgtgtgtgtgtgcatgtgtgtgtgtgtgcatgtgtgtgtgttgcagatggTTGGCACACTGGTGACCTAcacagtggtggtggttcagTTCCAGCAGTCTGAAGTGTCGGTGCATCATGGAAATGTGACCATGAAGTAACCACTTCATGCTCACCCTTCGATCtccaacgcacgcatgcacacacacgcacgtactcacgcatgcacgcacacacggacacacacacacacacacacaaatcgaaggGAAAGTCAAGAACAGGTTTCATTTCAGTTTGCAGATGTGATGAGGGAAAACCCTTTTTGGAGAAATTCGAGGAAATGACTACGGACGGAAATATCATGACATTTGGGGGGAATCTGGGATGGTGAACATatctgttgttttgaaatgaaacacaaaacGAGGTCAGAAAACAGGTGTATCAACCTTGATGGAGTTTGAGTCCTCAGAATTGATTAAAGGGCCAGGGAAGATGCATATTTTATCTAAAAAATTGTAACACTGGattgatagcctagaggtaacgcgtcagcccaggaagcgagagaatctgagcgcactggttcgaatcacaccggcagtcgcgaGTATTttctctggacgctagtcattcggatgaggcgataaaacgaggtcccgtgtgcagcatgtatttagcgcacgtaaaagaacctacggcaacaaaagagttgtccctgggagaatttttgtagaaaaatccacttggataggaaaacaaataaaattgaaggcaggaacttcttcttcttctgcgttcactcgtatgcacaagagtgggctttttacgtgtatgaccgtttttaccccgccatgtaggcagccatactccattttcgggggtgtgcatgctgggtatgttcttgtttccataacccaccgaacgctgacatggattacaggatctttaacgtgcgtatttgatcttctgcttgcatatacacacgaagggggttcaggcactagcaggtctgcacatatgttgacctgggagatcgtaaaaatctccaccctttacccaccaggcgccgtcaccgtgattcgaacccgggaccctcagattgacagtccaacgctttaaccactcggctgttgcgcccgtctgaaggcaggaacaaaaagaataagaaatgggtggcgctgtcagtgtagcgacgcgttctccctggggagagcagcccgattttcactcaaagaaatctgttgtgacaaaaagagtaatacaaatacaaatactgtatcgtgtgtttctgtgtgttgattttttttctcttttggtgTTTACTGACAATCCGTTGGTTGTGTACCCATGACATTCGCAATGAGAATGACTGAAGAGGTTCACAGTGTTGTACAGAGAAGTTGGTGAAACATTTTGTATGGAGTTATGTATATATTGATTTTAAGGTAGCTTGTTCAGTGGAATCCCGTTTcttctatgtcttcttcttcttctgcgttcgtgggctgcaactcccacgttcactcgtatgaacacgagtgggcttttacgtgtgtgaccgtttttaccccgccatgcaggcagccatactccattttcgggggtgtagtgctgggtttgttcttgtttccataaccaggatctttaacgtgcgtatttgatctactgcttgcgtatacacacgaagggggttcagacactagtaggtctgcacatatgttgacctgggagatcggaaaaatctcaaccttATATCCACCAGGcacctttaccgagattcgaaccctggacactcaggttgaaagtccaacgctttaaccactcggctattgcgcccgtttaaCTGCTTCTGAATGATGTGTATCACCGAGCCATGTGCATAGCCCGTCTGTGGACCGTGCTTTGTGGAGTAACATTGGTAATGCTTCAATGTGATGTAATCTGTGGACTCACGTGGATAATGCTTCTGTTGGTTTTCTGTGTCATGGTTTAATACTGTGTTTAATGGAACCCTTGTAATCTGTGGACTCACGTGGATAATGCTTCTACTAGTTTTCTGTGTCAATGGTTTAATTCTGTGTTTAATGGAATCCTTGTAATCTGTGGGCTCACGTGGATAATGCTTCTGCTGGTTTTCTGTGTCAGTGGTTTAATTCAATGCTTCTGTTGGTTTTCTGTGTCAGTGGTTTAATTCTGTGTTTAATGGAATCCTTGTAATCTGTGGGCTCACGTGGATAATGCTTCTGTTGGTTTTCTGTGTCAGTGGTTTAATTCTGTGTTTAATGGAACCCTTGTTAATAAGTGCTCAATGGAGCAGCATTTGTAATGCTTCAGTGTATTCTATGGAGTCATGTGGGCAATGCTCCTGCtagttgtcagtgtctgtggtttGATAATGGTTAGAATTATCGCAATAATTGTCACCCTCCCTGAAAACAACCACTCTTATTTTGAGGAGCACGTGAATATTTTTGTTTCAAGTCTAAAATAAAATTTATTGGTTTCCTACTTAGTTTAAAATcatactgtaaaaaaaacaccccccccaaaaaaaacaacaacaaaaacaactacaaccaccaccaccaccgtattGATTCAGTTGTGACTGAAGCACTTAAACATTTATATTTCTTAAACATTGAAAATCACTATCCTTGGTCCCAGGATTCTGTTATATTTAGCGACCTCTATTTTAAGGACACGGTTGGCCTGTGGTCAATCAAATTTCTTTCCTGTTGTGGTGACTAATCTAAAGAAGCTGTGAAATTAGCCTTGCGGGTACATGTGCATACTAAACTTATGAACCCTGTAAACTTGCAGGTATTTTGCCATTCGacgaaatcagaaaattaagttctgctataTACATAGTGGgaagattttgaaaaaaacaacaacaaatgattatTTGGTCTGCTATTAATTCGCCGAAGAATGCACCATGGCAAAGTCATAAAGAAGGGAAATATTGTGATGTGACGTTTTATCATATTCATTTGATCATTGACCTTCTGTGTTAGGATGAGTGTTCTTATTTCATTAAAATCTTTTTTCCTCTAATGCTAATTAAAACACCAAACGAATTTGCTTCGTAGGCTACTGTCggcttaatttttattttattttattttttttttattattcatttatttatttattttgttacaaTTAAAGCAATGCATCTGTTGCTAATATATATGTCTACCGTGCCAATAGGGGTCAAAGGAATACATGTTCTTGATTCTTGAATCTCTCtcactgtgttatatatatatatatatatgtgtgtgtgtgtgtgtgtgtgtgtgtgtgtggctgtgctgtcacctgaaatgtgtgtgtgtgtgtgtgtgtgtgtgtgtgtgtgtgtatgtgtgtgtgcgtgtgtgtgtgtgtgcgtgcgtgcgtgcgtgcgtgtgtgtgtgtgtgtgtgtgtgtgtgtgtgtgtgtgtgcacgtaccaCGGGGAGAGCACacaggagaggaaaagaaaagaaagaaggaacgcaTAGCTCTTCGTTTACAAACGTTCGTCTCCCGTTTTCACTCCTGTTCCACTGCCTGTTTGAATGCACATGGCGCTGAAATGCCACCACCTCACGTTTTCTCCTGTGTGGGTTGCTTTCCTCtctgtcaaggcaaggcaaggcaaggcaaggcaaggcaaggagtttatttcgtctgcctcctgggggcattgaaacattacatacgttcatcatttacacatatccaatgAATACAAAAGGAGTGATATCAAAAACAGGAAGtgggctcattcgttcaatcacttaatatacacattgacaagtactatttcactcttGAAGGATACAAGCTCAACAGCCAAACGGTTAAAGCAATGGAGTATcaatgagggtcccgggttcaaatctcggtaacggcgcctcgtggataaagggtggagattttttttttttttcccccggtttCCCAGTGCagttttatgtgcagacctgccagtgcctgaacactCTTCGTGTgtgaatacgcacgttagagatcctgtaatccatgtcggttttcggtgtgttatggaaacaagaacatacccagcatgcacacccccgaaaacggagtattgctgcttacatgacggggtaaataaacaaaacagcaatacacgtaaaatgttatatgtctgtctgagtgtgtacgtgttcgtgcctgaaatctgattgaatgacacaggaaacgaatgataagcacccaatggcagccgttagtcggctctatccaggtaggcagcctgtggtgcaaatgaccgcaagtttgtaaagtgctttgagcttggtctctgaccgaggataggcgctatgtaagtatccgtatTCATTTACGCTTGAAAGAGTAGAAGAGTGTTTTTTGTAGGTTGAAGTTTACACCAAATCGCGTTGCTTCGCGTACATGTATGCGGAACACAAACTTGTCGAAGCTGCTCCGTTTACATTTAAGCGGAGGGATCTCGCGATTTACCAACACTGAGACCATGGCACTGTAAGGGACGTAACGTATGTTTGCAAAAGACTGTGATGTTTCTAAATGGATTTCCCTCCCTTGACATTGTCCGGCACTGCTGTTGGTGTGAGTTTGttttaactcacccagtacggccagtcctctcttctcctctatacagactcctcggatgtccagtgggtgtctgaatgacccaacctttagcttccgtcgtcagaattatggtattctttgtcaacattcacgtcttcagtataagagccttccgcttgcaatattttgatgatggtaattggggtgaaacgctgttaacgtcgtctctttcgccgttcgtatggaaagagttaaagacgaACTCACTGAAGTCTTAATCTAGACTTGACGCGTTCGGCAAGATGGCGACTAGTCGATCCACTCGACATTTTAGATTgctgaaaaacacaacaactgatGAATTAGTGTCAGAAGAAGACTCCAATGGGGAAGATAAAGTATGAGAAGCaattgtatgttgtttttgttgttgttttcatcaaatATTTTCAAAGTGTTTCTAATGGATGCCAAAAAGTGATAGTGCCCAGAATAGTGAGGTAAcatcatggaattttttttttctcaggaatCCTTGGATACCTTTTTGTGTGGACTGAGAATAGTTAacactttcactgccagtcaatttagagtgaaaaGTTCCCTtatgctacaaacacagaaaatatactgtcTGATAACAGTTGGTGATTCcacctgtgatgtgtagaaataaTGACCTATCTATCCTACCAGTGATATGGgtgctctacctagctgctgcataaatgcgagtttggcagtgaaagggttaaatgtgcATCCGCATACAAATAAGGATATATTCATAAACCTCATGTCTTCCACTTTTCATTTATTTCTAATTTGTCTGAGTTTTTGGGttgagttttttttaaatgatttattttttttttcaaaaaagatcATGCGATTTTGCGCCTTAcaaatattattagtattattagcagtatttttatgtatttatatatcattatttaaaaaaaaaaaaggattaatttattcatttattatttatttattttattttataaaatatttatttatttttttatttcattttatttttctcaaggcctgactaagtgtgttgggttacgctgctggtcaggcatctgcttggcagatgtggtgtagcgtatatggatttgaccgaacgcagtgacgcctctttgagatactgatactgatactgatactgggtgCGGGTGGAAGGTTGAGTCTGCGAATCTATTGAGTATCAATTGATTGGAGTTCTACCCTGTGTTCAGGATCCAGTGAATtctcaacaacacaaaacaatcacaAACAGCTTGGCCACAACAACCGTCAGAACATGGCTAGCGTGATTCACACTGGACGTTTTCCCTCTGGTGCGTGATGTTATGTAAAGTCTATACGAAACCATCATATTCtgcattccagaaaaaaaaacccaatctgcTCCAGCATTACCAGGAACTTAACtttaaaattacaaaaaaaaaggaataatgtcTTGTCTCAATCAAGTAAATGAACatctccatgtatatatatatatatatatatatatatatatatatatatatatatatatatatatatacacacacacacacacacatatatacatatatatctatacacatatatgtatatatatatatatatatttttttttttaaccatgcatCGGTGTCTTGAATTTTCAAGGTCACAATCCATAGTGCATTTTCTCTGAAtgttgtgtgtgaaaattattctttttgcaTCTGTGTTTTGAATTTTCAAGGTCACAATCCACATTGTTTAATTatttgaattattagtgaattattgagagggctcaaaactggTATAGCACCGAGCGAAACCACGCCGAGACAGGCCTTTTGTTTATGCGATGTTTAGCAGACACATCACAAGTGAggcgtgtgtgggcagtatttgaaattgtgtgtttgaaactggatgttaaaatcatgcagtgagtcagtgtgacagtctgccGGGTGTTAAGATCATGCAGTGAGTCAGTGTGACACACAGTCTACAAGttccagaacaaagataagtgatttttctgtgtatttgactgataatttgtcatcgcgttgaCGGGCGatatagccgagcggttaaagcgttggactgtcaatctgagggtcccgggttcgaatcacggtgacggcgcctggtgggtaaagggtggagatttttacgatctcccaggtcaacatatgtgcagacctgctagtgcctgaacccccttcgtgtgtatatgcaagcagaagatcaaatacgcatgttaaagatcctgtaatccatgtcagcgttcggtgtgttatggaaacaagaacatacccagcatgcacacccccgaaaacggaatatggctgcctacatggcggggtaaaaacggtcatacacgtaaaagcccactcgtgtgcatacgagtgaacgcagaagaagaagaagcagaagaagtcatcgcgttattgtttcaTGGCTAATTAACCATAACTGAAAActtgtttttgtgtgattttttttttgcattagaTTACTTCTACAAGCATCCATGTGACACCTATATAGTAATATACAAGTGCGGATGCATGTGCATGCCCACGAACAAACCACACATTTAATACACTCGCTCTTTCACCAACACAGGCAAGACATAGACTGCAATTGACCCAGGTATGTGAAGATCAAATCTAAATGCTGTCAAAAATAGTATAGTGGAAGCCATTGTTCAgacatacgagtgtgtgtgtgtgtgtgtgtgtgtgtgtgtgtgtgtgtgtgtgtgtgtgtgtgtgtgtgtgtgtgtgtgtgtgtgtgtgtgtgtgtgtgtgtgctttcgtgtgtgtgtgtgtgtgtgtgtgtgtgtgtgtgtgtgtgtgtgtgtgtgtgtgtgtgtgtgcgtgtgtgtgtgtgtgtgtatgtgtgtgtgtgtgtgtgagtgtgtgtgtgtgtgtgtgtgtgtgtgtgtgcgtgcgtgcgtgcgtgcgtgcgtgtgtgtgtgtgtgtgtgtgtgtgtgtgtgtgtgaaatacatagATAACAGATGTGACTGAATGTTGCAGCACTCATAAGAAGCGGCGAGTTTCAACATCTTTCCATTAACACTGTCAAGACATTTTGAACCCGTTTCTGTTATGTGGAAAAAAAGCACAGTAAATATTATTTACACCCACGAGAGTGATATGGAAGTGTGATGAAAAAGTCTTAGTGGTACGAAAAGTTTAGAAAATATCTAATTTGTTAAGGGTTTATGTGTTTGGTCCTATGGTGGGAtttcgtagtgtagtgtagtgtagcgtattgccacgtagtgcagtgcagtgtagtgtagtgcagtgtagtgtagtgtagtgtagtgtagtgtcgtgcagtgcagtgcagtgtagtgtggttaagtgtagtgtagtgtagtgtattgtaattTGTTAAGGGTTTATGTGTTTGGTCCTATGGTGGGATTTcgttgtgtagtgtaatgtagcgCAGTGTcacgcagtgtagtgtagtgtagtgtagtgtagtgtagtgtagtgtagtgtag is a window of Babylonia areolata isolate BAREFJ2019XMU chromosome 34, ASM4173473v1, whole genome shotgun sequence DNA encoding:
- the LOC143277634 gene encoding uncharacterized protein LOC143277634 codes for the protein MMAGILIQIMVALSFATVVGIIVNDNAHAAQEVIFAADWSQFSDRLLTKVQLFSSRLCNSRIGYGVYGLFVIDRSTVLMMVGTLVTYTVVVVQFQQSEVSVHHGNVTMK